A single genomic interval of Chryseobacterium paludis harbors:
- the gcvH gene encoding glycine cleavage system protein GcvH, which translates to MNTPSELKYTKDHEWIKIEGNVATIGITDFAQGELGDIVYVDIDTVDDDLDSGAVFGSVEAVKTVSDLFLPIAGKVTEFNSELEAQPELLNTDPYGNGWIIKLEIADGADQSELLSAEEYQAIIG; encoded by the coding sequence ATGAACACACCATCGGAATTAAAGTACACTAAAGATCACGAATGGATCAAGATTGAAGGAAACGTAGCTACTATTGGTATTACTGATTTTGCACAAGGAGAACTTGGAGATATCGTATATGTTGATATTGATACTGTTGATGACGATCTTGACAGTGGAGCTGTATTTGGAAGTGTAGAGGCAGTAAAGACTGTTTCAGATCTATTCTTACCTATTGCAGGAAAGGTTACAGAATTCAATTCAGAATTAGAAGCTCAGCCTGAGTTACTAAACACTGATCCTTATGGTAACGGATGGATCATCAAATTAGAGATTGCTGATGGTGCAGACCAGTCCGAATTGCTTTCCGCAGAAGAATACCAAGCTATCATTGGATAG
- a CDS encoding VanZ family protein, whose protein sequence is MLLKPGEENHEYFFMFNGFDKVLHVSIFAMLGFCFIATFPKIKFSYFFQIILIYAFLTEILQEEMHLGRSMESLDIVADVIGCLLGYYIYKELVKRFF, encoded by the coding sequence ATGCTTCTCAAGCCCGGAGAAGAGAATCATGAATATTTTTTTATGTTCAACGGGTTCGATAAAGTTCTGCACGTAAGTATATTTGCTATGCTTGGCTTTTGCTTTATCGCCACTTTCCCCAAAATCAAATTTTCTTATTTTTTCCAGATCATCCTTATATATGCATTCCTAACCGAAATACTACAGGAAGAAATGCATCTGGGCAGATCAATGGAATCCCTGGATATAGTAGCCGATGTGATCGGATGCCTGTTAGGGTACTATATATATAAGGAACTTGTCAAACGTTTTTTCTGA
- a CDS encoding ThuA domain-containing protein → MKKEIFYIIIFLTLICGISHVHAQSSIIPKVLAFYTAKNDLAHISFAEEANKYFTSQAQAKKLHYTHTDDWNKMTLDELSEYDVVLFLDTRPEQVEHRDAFKQYIEKGGGWIGFHFTAFSLHQSSYDDNWSWYHDTFLGSGEYKSNTWRPTSVVLRRITNNKFTESQPFLHTPPNEWYAWKNDLTKNKDISILYAIDEKGFPVGTGPKKHEIWTEGFYPIIWTNTKYNMIYSNIGHNDMDYEHHYNKEQVKPLSSTFASKDYSHFITKAIYYLAKEKRARFKNIKNKE, encoded by the coding sequence TTGAAAAAAGAAATTTTCTATATTATTATTTTTCTTACGCTCATATGCGGTATCTCACATGTCCATGCTCAGTCATCAATTATCCCTAAAGTCTTAGCTTTTTATACCGCAAAAAATGATTTAGCCCATATCAGTTTTGCTGAAGAAGCTAATAAATACTTTACCTCTCAGGCTCAGGCTAAGAAGCTCCACTATACTCATACCGATGACTGGAATAAAATGACATTGGATGAATTATCAGAATATGATGTTGTTTTATTCTTAGATACCCGGCCCGAACAGGTAGAACATCGGGATGCCTTTAAACAGTATATCGAAAAAGGCGGTGGATGGATCGGATTCCACTTCACTGCTTTTTCATTACACCAATCTTCTTATGACGATAATTGGAGTTGGTATCATGACACATTCCTGGGATCCGGAGAATACAAGAGCAATACCTGGAGACCCACTTCAGTCGTACTCAGAAGAATTACTAATAATAAATTCACAGAATCACAACCCTTCCTACATACACCACCCAATGAATGGTACGCCTGGAAGAATGACCTTACCAAAAATAAAGACATAAGTATCCTTTATGCGATAGATGAAAAAGGTTTTCCGGTAGGAACAGGCCCCAAGAAACATGAGATCTGGACTGAAGGCTTTTATCCCATCATCTGGACCAACACAAAATATAATATGATCTACTCCAATATAGGACATAACGATATGGACTATGAACATCATTATAATAAAGAACAAGTAAAACCCCTTTCCTCTACCTTTGCCAGTAAAGACTACTCTCATTTTATAACAAAGGCGATCTATTATCTGGCAAAAGAAAAAAGAGCAAGATTTAAAAATATAAAGAATAAAGAATAA